Proteins encoded by one window of Danaus plexippus chromosome Z, MEX_DaPlex, whole genome shotgun sequence:
- the LOC116778012 gene encoding retinaldehyde-binding protein 1 — MTTASVLLTVGTTWSSNTDICNKDEKLGRTIRNAPVVAARELRETPSGREQALRIMREWMQQNCDIKNVRQDDSFLLRFLRHKKFSVPMAQQTLLKYLSLRKYYPSIFKNMDCENPKIKDIINSGYIAVSPVRDSNGRRVIIYNMGKFDPIKYSCWDMCRAHVVVYESLLEDPNDQVFGFTHVGDGSGSTTSHVTAWNPIDFARLLKWGEQSLPMRHKEFQLVNVPAALKYIIDFATSKVSPKMSERLIIHTNMKNLHNKVDVSCLPTSFGGHIPLQDMIRFTKDLLNERRQTVLALDDMEILSTRGIISSRKPTNALKPESISVEGSFRKLEID; from the exons atgacgaCGGCGAGCGTTCTGTTAACCGTTGGGACAACTTGGAGTTCTAACACGGACATATGTAACAAAGATGAAAAACTCGGCCGTACAATCAGGAACGCGCCAGTGGTTGCGGCGAGAGAGTTGCGTGAGACTCCATCAGGAAGAGAACAGGCCTTGAGAATAATGAGGGAATGGATGCAACAGAACTGTGACATCAAAAACGTTAGACAAG ATGATTCATTTTTGTTGCGTTTCCTTCGTCACAAGAAATTCAGCGTGCCGATGGCTCAGCAGACCCTACTGAAATATTTGAGCCTTAGGAAATACTATCCAAGTATCTTTAAGAACATGGATTGTGAAAATcccaaaataaaagatataataaacagCGG GTACATAGCCGTGTCACCTGTCCGTGACAGCAATGGACGGAGGGTCATCATTTACAACATGg GTAAATTCGATCCCATTAAGTACAGCTGCTGGGACATGTGTCGAGCTCATGTGGTGGTTTATGAGAGTTTGCTTGAGGATCCAAACGATCAGGTCTTTGGTTTCACTCACGTTGGTGATGGGAGCGGATCTACCACATCCCACGTCACTGCCTGGAACCCTATAGATTTTGCGAGGCTACTAAAGTGGGGCGAG CAATCGTTGCCAATGCGCCACAAGGAATTCCAGTTGGTAAATGTTCCCGCtgcattaaaatacattatagaCTTCGCAACCAGCAAAGTATCCCCTAAAATGAGCGAGAGATTGATT atacatacaaatatgaagAATTTGCACAACAAAGTCGACGTATCCTGCCTACCGACATCCTTCGGTGGTCACATACCGTTACAAGATATGATTCGTTTTACAAAAGATTTGCTTAATGAAAGGCGACAAACTGTTCTGGCTCTCGATGATATGGAAATTCTAAGCACAAGGGGAATCATTTCGTCCAGAAAGCCTACCAACGCGCTGAAACCCGAATCAATTTCCGTTGAAGGAAGCTTTAGGAAATTAGAGATTGATTAA